The following proteins are co-located in the Acanthochromis polyacanthus isolate Apoly-LR-REF ecotype Palm Island chromosome 7, KAUST_Apoly_ChrSc, whole genome shotgun sequence genome:
- the LOC110949967 gene encoding LHFPL tetraspan subfamily member 2a protein-like, translated as MCHVIVTCRSMLWTLLSIVVAFAELIAFMSPDWLLGFPRSDSSVSGAGVDSGEYRPSLGLYSRCLRVGSRGVGVSCGPYAGTFGEVASGFWQAAMLFLAAGTLVLGCVACISVFSLCFQSILGKSIFNICGLLQAIAGLLLMVGLMLYPAGWGSEKVIGYCGLEASPFRPALCSLGWAFYAAIGGTLATFLCAVLSAQAEIATSSDKVQEEIGEGKSLICLL; from the exons ATGTGCCATGTCATTGTAACATGCCGCTCCATGCTCTGGACCCTGCTCAGTATTGTAGTGGCCTTTGCCGAGCTAATCGCCTTCATGAGCCCTGATTGGTTGCTGGGATTCCCCCGGTCGGACTCCAGCGTGAGCGGGGCAGGAGTGGACTCCGGAGAGTACCGGCCATCTCTCGGCCTCTACAGCCGCTGCCTCCGTGTCGGGAGCCGGGGGGTCGGGGTGAGCTGTGGGCCTTACGCTGGGACCTTTGGAGAAGTGGCCAGTGGCTTCTGGCAGGCGGCCATGTTGTTTCTGGCAGCAGGGACCCTGGTGTTGGGCTGTGTGGCCTGTATCTCTGTCTTCAGCCTGTGTTTTCAGAGCATCCTGGGGAAGAGCATATTTAACATCTGCGGACTGCTCCAAGCTATCGCAG GCCTGCTGCTGATGGTGGGCCTCATGCTGTACCCTGCTGGCTGGGGTTCAGAGAAGGTGATCGGCTACTGCGGCCTCGAGGCCTCGCCCTTCAGGCCGGCTCTCTGCTCACTGGGCTGGGCGTTCTACGCTGCAATCGGAGGGACGCTGGCGACCTTCCTGTGCGCGGTTTTGTCCGCACAGGCTGAAATCGCCACCTCCAGCGATAAGGTTCAGGAGGAGATCGGGGAGGGTAAGAGTCTCATCTGCCTTCTCTGA